A single window of Nicotiana sylvestris chromosome 5, ASM39365v2, whole genome shotgun sequence DNA harbors:
- the LOC138869739 gene encoding uncharacterized protein — protein sequence MSKIGFDKHLGPVEAPRLSEYNFSVNASGIVSAIGKIRDTRWPKPIQTDPSQRNPNLMCKYHGTHGHRTEDCRQLREEVAWLFNEGYLHEFLNDRAKNHFRERDANRKNEPEEPQHDIHMIIGEADVPQGPIFKCTNVSITKEKRTRDYMPEDTLTFSEEDIKALSQPHNDVLVISILLNKVQVKRVLVDPGSSTNIIRSRVVEQLRLLDQIIPASRVLNGFNMASEMKKE from the coding sequence ATGAGCAAAATCGGGTTTGATAAGCACTTGGGACCGGTGGAGGCACCCCGATTATCGGAGTACAACTTCAGCGTTAATGCCTCGGGCATCGTCTCAGCCATTGGCAAAATTAGAGATACTAGATGGCCCAAGCCTATACAGACCGATCCTTCTCAGAGGAACCCcaacttgatgtgcaagtatcatggtacTCATGGgcataggaccgaggattgcaggcAGCTTAGAGAGGAGGTAGCCTGGTTGTTCAACGAGGGGTATCTTCATGAATTTCTCAACGACCGGGCCAAGAACCATTTCCGAGAAAGAGATGCAAACAGGAAGAATGAACCTGAAGAACCTCAACATgacattcacatgatcatcggtGAAGCCGATGTCCCACAGGGACCTATATTCAAATGTACCAACGTATCCATCACAAAAGAGAAACGGACTCGGGACTACATGCCCGAGGAcactctcacattcagcgaggaAGACATCAAGGCcttatctcagcctcacaacgatgtattggtaatttctatccttttaaataaagttcaagttaaacgtgttctcgtggatccaggtagttcaACAAATATAATCAGATCAAGGGTCGTGGAGCAGCTCAGGCTGCTTGACCAAATTATACCTGCCTCTCGAGTCctgaatggattcaacatggctagTGAAATGAAAAAGGAGTAA
- the LOC104229814 gene encoding universal stress protein PHOS32-like isoform X1 has protein sequence MGKARLVGIGMDYSATSKAALKWAIDNLIEEGDQIIIIHVASPKADPTNKQLFEDTGSPLIPLDEFREINVSKHYGLNPDKEVLNMLDTVSKVKKVTVVAKVYWGDAREKLCDAVEHLKLDTLVVGSRGLGVLKRVLLRSVSKYVVQNASCPVTVVKGSSLSCLSGICRK, from the exons ATGGGAAAAGCAAGATTAGTAGGAATTGGAATGGATTATTCAGCAACAAGCAAAGCAGCATTAAAATGGGCAATTGATAATCTTATAGAAGAAGGTGATCAGATTATCATTATTCATGTTGCTTCTCCTAAAGCTGATCCTACTAATAAGCAACTCTTTGAAGACACTGGTTCCC CTTTGATACCTTTAGACGAATTTAGAGAGATTAACGTGTCTAAGCATTATGGACTAAACCCTGATAAAGAGGTTCTTAATATGCTTGACACTGTTTCCAAGGTTAAGAAG gtGACAGTGGTGGCAAAGGTGTATTGGGGAGATGCGAGGGAGAAACTTTGTGATGCTGTGGAACATCTCAAGCTTGATACTCTTGTGGTTGGAAGTAGAGGTTTAGGAGTCCTTAAAAG GGTGTTACTTCGAAGTGTGAGCAAGTACGTGGTGCAAAATGCATCTTGTCCCGTTACAGTTGTGAAGGGCAGTTCTCTCTCCTGTTTGTCCGGAATCTGTCGGAAATAA
- the LOC104229814 gene encoding universal stress protein PHOS32-like isoform X2: MGKARLVGIGMDYSATSKAALKWAIDNLIEEALIPLDEFREINVSKHYGLNPDKEVLNMLDTVSKVKKVTVVAKVYWGDAREKLCDAVEHLKLDTLVVGSRGLGVLKRVLLRSVSKYVVQNASCPVTVVKGSSLSCLSGICRK, from the exons ATGGGAAAAGCAAGATTAGTAGGAATTGGAATGGATTATTCAGCAACAAGCAAAGCAGCATTAAAATGGGCAATTGATAATCTTATAGAAGAAG CTTTGATACCTTTAGACGAATTTAGAGAGATTAACGTGTCTAAGCATTATGGACTAAACCCTGATAAAGAGGTTCTTAATATGCTTGACACTGTTTCCAAGGTTAAGAAG gtGACAGTGGTGGCAAAGGTGTATTGGGGAGATGCGAGGGAGAAACTTTGTGATGCTGTGGAACATCTCAAGCTTGATACTCTTGTGGTTGGAAGTAGAGGTTTAGGAGTCCTTAAAAG GGTGTTACTTCGAAGTGTGAGCAAGTACGTGGTGCAAAATGCATCTTGTCCCGTTACAGTTGTGAAGGGCAGTTCTCTCTCCTGTTTGTCCGGAATCTGTCGGAAATAA